One genomic region from Cardinium endosymbiont of Dermatophagoides farinae encodes:
- a CDS encoding type IV secretory system conjugative DNA transfer family protein: MKISRICINDRYLKWAVDLVFYSGFGCYTRLILVGSIYFLAWDRLKLFLSKSFGKNNNFTSIVLIFLWLIFTFCFIIFERTCIYLSSYDFIKSREWLIPYLFILFFASFSIPFWFNRDIKPSVKKDKNSIISPKFYDKKSPFSIALPTKNGLLPINNPHRGIYILGGPGSGKTRYVLEPILYEMIRKSYCGLVYDYDFEGTPVNPKKSYCLSKFVYNCYLQLPERDRKNIAFKTINFTDLNKSSRINPIDPIYISDRAYLEENVTVLLKNLNPGGKDDFWYLSTKSLLKGIIVYLSNQAKSCCTLPHVLTLATKPIDKTLGLIEQDPEAYSYSSSIFDAYRGGDKSSSQLISIIASFKTSLQPLIDKNLFWVLSKNEIKLNINDNIAPTILCIGNFPPAKSAFSPVISLLITICFKSMYGHNRTKSFVAIDELPTLYIPGLSEVPATARKYGISTISCIQSNAQLEDTYGNIGAKKIQGTLSNQFMGNCGVESSRYASSLFWQGRTYGQIYKFLRNLSQ; this comes from the coding sequence GTGAAAATCAGTAGAATTTGTATTAATGACCGATACTTGAAATGGGCAGTTGATTTAGTATTCTATTCAGGGTTTGGGTGCTATACTCGCCTGATTTTAGTAGGGTCTATTTATTTTCTAGCATGGGATAGATTAAAGCTATTTTTATCAAAATCTTTCGGTAAAAATAATAATTTTACATCTATAGTATTAATTTTTTTATGGTTAATTTTTACATTTTGTTTTATCATTTTTGAAAGAACATGTATCTATTTATCCAGTTATGATTTTATAAAATCACGTGAATGGTTAATACCTTATCTATTTATACTATTTTTTGCCTCTTTTAGTATTCCATTTTGGTTTAATAGAGATATAAAGCCTTCTGTAAAAAAAGATAAAAATTCAATCATTAGTCCTAAATTTTACGATAAAAAGTCACCTTTTAGCATTGCTTTACCTACTAAAAATGGTCTATTGCCCATCAATAATCCTCATAGAGGAATTTATATACTAGGTGGTCCTGGAAGCGGTAAAACCAGGTATGTTTTAGAGCCAATATTATATGAAATGATACGAAAAAGTTATTGTGGACTTGTATATGACTATGATTTCGAAGGTACTCCAGTAAATCCAAAAAAGAGTTATTGCCTATCTAAATTTGTATATAATTGTTATTTACAATTACCAGAAAGGGACAGGAAAAATATTGCTTTTAAGACGATTAATTTTACAGATCTGAATAAAAGTAGTCGAATCAATCCTATTGATCCTATCTATATATCAGATAGAGCCTATTTAGAAGAAAATGTTACTGTTTTGTTAAAAAATCTTAATCCTGGAGGGAAAGATGATTTTTGGTATTTAAGTACTAAATCTCTTCTAAAAGGAATTATCGTCTACTTATCCAATCAAGCAAAAAGCTGTTGTACGTTACCACACGTATTAACGTTAGCTACTAAGCCTATTGACAAAACACTAGGTTTAATAGAACAAGACCCGGAAGCTTATTCTTATTCTAGTTCCATATTTGATGCATATAGAGGCGGAGATAAATCATCAAGTCAGTTAATAAGTATCATAGCAAGTTTTAAAACAAGCTTACAACCACTAATTGACAAGAATTTATTTTGGGTCTTGAGTAAAAATGAAATAAAGTTAAATATCAACGATAATATTGCTCCAACCATACTCTGTATTGGCAATTTTCCACCTGCCAAATCAGCTTTCAGTCCAGTTATATCTCTACTGATTACCATATGTTTTAAATCTATGTATGGGCATAATAGAACGAAGAGTTTTGTGGCCATAGATGAGCTACCTACCTTATACATCCCAGGTCTTTCAGAGGTCCCAGCCACGGCAAGAAAGTATGGTATTAGTACCATTTCTTGTATACAATCGAATGCCCAATTAGAAGATACCTATGGCAATATAGGCGCTAAAAAGATACAAGGTACCCTAAGTAATCAATTTATGGGCAACTGTGGTGTGGAATCTTCTAGATATGCCAGTTCCCTCTTTTGGCAAGGAAGAACATACGGTCAAATCTACAAGTTCCTCAGAAACCTGTCACAGTAA
- a CDS encoding ankyrin repeat domain-containing protein: MKLSSCYLYFLACSCLATTCGKTEVKPKIEHNQLNQKKDSSKNSQMGSKKCLDVNGIDSGSLPSLYKAVGFNDLQEARILLESGADPNVIYKDDCPLEAAVRKRNKEMVSLLLSYGAKIVFQEDGRSKVLDYVRYEKDDASKEIYDILVSNLPPDEAARLDLEWQKDINEVNNRSTLLLQAVRKNDLEKARKLLKLGADPNITNVSSNPLEVAIRNKNKEMISLLLSHGAEVIFRKDGKSDILISLELDNDQETLDIILCHFARKGKKDSVGLSPIHWACRDGHLSIVKHILEEYPSLVHNTDNPYKFTPLHWASRRGFKEIVALLIAKGASKTAISKSGFTPLMLAISNKHEALSDILSQMVFQDIQNW, from the coding sequence ATGAAATTATCATCATGTTATTTATATTTTTTAGCTTGTAGTTGTTTAGCTACTACTTGTGGAAAAACAGAGGTTAAGCCAAAAATTGAACATAATCAGCTGAATCAAAAGAAAGATTCCTCTAAAAATAGTCAGATGGGTTCCAAGAAGTGTTTAGATGTCAATGGAATAGATTCAGGAAGTCTTCCATCTTTATATAAGGCAGTAGGTTTCAATGATTTACAAGAAGCTAGGATCCTATTGGAATCAGGCGCTGATCCGAATGTTATCTATAAAGATGACTGCCCTCTTGAGGCAGCTGTTCGTAAGAGAAACAAGGAAATGGTTTCTTTATTACTCTCTTATGGGGCTAAAATTGTTTTTCAAGAAGATGGAAGATCAAAGGTTTTGGACTATGTGCGCTATGAAAAAGATGATGCATCCAAAGAGATATATGATATATTAGTTTCTAACCTACCTCCAGATGAGGCTGCTAGGTTAGACCTAGAGTGGCAAAAAGATATTAATGAAGTTAATAACAGAAGTACGCTTTTGTTACAAGCTGTTAGAAAAAATGATTTAGAAAAGGCGAGAAAACTTTTAAAGTTAGGCGCAGATCCGAATATAACTAATGTAAGTAGTAACCCTCTTGAGGTAGCTATACGTAATAAGAATAAAGAGATGATCTCTTTATTACTTTCTCATGGAGCAGAGGTAATATTTAGAAAAGATGGGAAGTCGGATATTTTAATCTCTTTAGAGTTAGATAACGATCAAGAAACTCTTGACATAATCCTTTGCCATTTCGCTAGGAAAGGTAAGAAAGATTCAGTGGGTTTATCTCCTATTCATTGGGCTTGTAGGGATGGCCATCTAAGTATAGTAAAGCATATTTTAGAGGAATATCCTTCTCTGGTTCACAATACAGATAATCCTTATAAATTCACACCGCTTCATTGGGCTTCCAGACGAGGGTTCAAAGAGATCGTTGCATTACTTATTGCTAAAGGTGCCAGCAAAACAGCTATAAGCAAAAGCGGATTTACACCTTTGATGTTAGCCATATCTAATAAACATGAAGCTTTGAGCGATATTCTTTCCCAGATGGTTTTTCAAGACATTCAAAATTGGTAG
- a CDS encoding Rpn family recombination-promoting nuclease/putative transposase, giving the protein MTKRLKHDSLAKKILSDPIAVQEFLNYYLPESCKSLLDLSTLKVEKESFVEENLKQKFSDLVFSIKTKNNQQAFVYALIKAEVSPKYWTAFKLWKYMFLLLERHKTKNKSKLPLIIPLVVYHGNTPFTVPRNLWDLFSEPSLSKELMGGDYQLVNLYAMPDNEIKKKAHLDMMEYFMKYVHTRDMLKLWEEFLENFKSCIVLDKEKGYIYTRSFLWYSDSKLPEDQQAALENIITKHPPSEDKEDVMRTIAQKYRDEGIRIGQDKGKLMGIQDRTRERYPNRRAKREARYCPIHA; this is encoded by the coding sequence ATGACAAAAAGACTAAAACATGACAGCTTAGCCAAAAAAATCCTTTCCGATCCAATAGCTGTTCAGGAGTTTTTAAACTATTATTTACCAGAATCGTGTAAATCATTGTTAGATCTAAGCACGCTTAAGGTAGAAAAAGAATCATTTGTAGAGGAAAATTTGAAACAAAAATTCAGTGATTTAGTATTCTCTATCAAAACTAAAAATAATCAGCAAGCTTTTGTGTATGCCTTGATCAAAGCCGAGGTAAGCCCTAAGTATTGGACAGCCTTTAAGCTATGGAAATATATGTTTCTCTTACTTGAAAGGCATAAGACGAAAAATAAATCAAAACTTCCACTAATAATTCCGCTGGTCGTATACCATGGTAATACACCTTTTACTGTCCCAAGAAATCTATGGGATTTGTTTAGTGAACCTAGTCTTTCTAAAGAACTTATGGGAGGAGATTATCAATTGGTAAATCTCTATGCTATGCCAGATAATGAAATCAAAAAGAAGGCACACTTGGACATGATGGAATATTTCATGAAATATGTTCACACCCGTGATATGCTTAAGTTATGGGAGGAATTTTTAGAAAATTTTAAATCATGTATTGTCCTAGACAAAGAAAAAGGTTATATTTACACAAGAAGCTTTTTATGGTATAGTGACAGTAAATTACCTGAAGATCAGCAGGCTGCTCTAGAAAATATTATAACAAAGCATCCACCTAGTGAAGATAAAGAAGATGTTATGAGAACTATAGCACAAAAATATAGGGACGAAGGTATCCGAATAGGACAAGATAAAGGAAAGTTGATGGGTATTCAGGATAGGACAAGAGAAAGGTATCCAAATAGGAGAGCAAAAAGGGAAGCTAGATATTGCCCGATCCATGCTTAA
- a CDS encoding tyrosine-type recombinase/integrase, which translates to MAYQYVMEPLRFEETDRLSQACETVQEKLIVWTLLDTGLRVSELCGLTPQQILWQQKAIRVSGKGGPYGTKSKKRVVPMSKRVQTLLEHYFAINNAWPVGVRQVQKIIKQIANRAKITQEITPSCLTSYIRNFSTTKRNIFSINTKNTWTNYVNKQIFYDKNFWSLRSILIGMWTYG; encoded by the coding sequence ATGGCGTATCAATATGTAATGGAACCTTTACGATTTGAAGAAACGGATCGGCTCTCTCAGGCTTGTGAAACTGTGCAAGAAAAATTAATCGTTTGGACTTTGTTAGATACAGGGTTAAGAGTATCCGAACTATGTGGGCTTACTCCGCAGCAAATCCTATGGCAACAAAAAGCGATTCGTGTTTCTGGAAAAGGTGGGCCGTATGGAACAAAATCTAAAAAACGTGTGGTGCCCATGTCTAAGCGTGTTCAAACATTACTTGAACATTATTTCGCCATTAATAATGCCTGGCCTGTTGGGGTAAGGCAAGTGCAAAAAATTATTAAACAGATTGCTAACAGAGCAAAAATAACACAAGAAATTACCCCCTCATGTCTTACGTCATACATTCGTAACTTTAGCACTACAAAAAGGAATATCTTTAGCATCAATACAAAAAATACTTGGACGAACTATGTTAATAAGCAAATTTTTTATGACAAAAATTTTTGGTCTTTAAGGTCTATTTTAATTGGGATGTGGACTTATGGATAA
- a CDS encoding AAA family ATPase — MIYVIGGIKGGSGKSTISTNLAVLMARKFKDILLIDADDQQTASDFTVFRSETMKDNLDYTSIQLSDRTVRDQTIKLRSKYDHIIIDTGGRDTTSQRAAISIADIYLVPFVPRSFDIWTIEKVSTLIEEMKIINPKLKSFSFINKADFSGQDNSEAANLLKENKTLEFIDIFIGNRKSFPNASSKGLAITEIKPKDVKAIQEFNALFNFLININLDLN, encoded by the coding sequence ATGATATATGTAATAGGTGGTATTAAAGGAGGATCTGGTAAATCTACTATTTCTACAAATTTAGCAGTTTTAATGGCCAGAAAATTCAAAGATATTCTTTTAATTGATGCAGACGATCAACAAACAGCTTCTGATTTTACTGTGTTTAGAAGTGAAACGATGAAAGATAACTTGGATTATACATCCATTCAATTGTCAGATAGAACAGTTCGTGATCAAACAATAAAGTTAAGATCAAAGTATGACCATATTATTATTGATACAGGTGGTAGGGATACTACTAGTCAACGCGCTGCTATAAGCATTGCTGATATCTACTTAGTCCCATTTGTTCCTAGATCATTTGATATTTGGACAATAGAAAAAGTATCCACACTAATAGAAGAAATGAAGATCATTAACCCAAAGTTAAAATCATTTTCTTTTATCAATAAGGCTGATTTTAGTGGGCAAGATAATAGTGAGGCTGCTAACCTTCTTAAGGAGAATAAAACGTTGGAGTTCATAGATATTTTCATAGGAAACAGGAAGTCGTTTCCAAATGCATCTTCAAAAGGACTAGCAATTACTGAGATAAAGCCTAAAGATGTAAAAGCTATACAGGAGTTTAATGCTTTATTTAATTTTCTAATTAATATTAACTTAGATTTAAATTAA
- a CDS encoding SMI1/KNR4 family protein, with product MYKQKGDDSSFKFSSKTEGIHTFGGEGSNVEVMNESEEEKCSEDDLSCKVNSFLDKNELELGFAITDDILDSVLINLSMNKDSLNSYELKEYREFLNKYGSIRDTAFDIYQCEIQEDEELDDKIRKSNIEEKVKKITSTQISFHRSIKKRGRNEKNYWLIAKDRDTQYCINLEKNSNLGHVSYVDSSGNFVNFAKYFSEFLDKIFKKYEKSIQK from the coding sequence ATGTACAAACAAAAAGGAGATGATTCAAGTTTTAAGTTCAGTTCTAAAACGGAAGGTATACATACATTTGGTGGTGAAGGCAGTAATGTTGAGGTTATGAATGAATCTGAAGAAGAAAAATGTTCTGAAGATGATCTTTCTTGTAAAGTAAATAGTTTTTTGGACAAAAATGAACTTGAGTTAGGTTTTGCTATAACTGATGATATACTTGATTCAGTACTTATAAACTTATCTATGAATAAGGATAGTTTGAATTCATATGAGTTAAAAGAGTATAGGGAATTTTTAAATAAATACGGATCTATACGTGATACGGCATTCGATATATATCAATGTGAAATTCAAGAGGATGAAGAGTTGGATGATAAAATTCGAAAAAGTAATATAGAAGAAAAAGTTAAAAAAATAACATCAACTCAAATTTCATTTCATCGTTCTATTAAGAAACGAGGAAGAAATGAAAAAAATTATTGGTTAATAGCTAAAGATCGAGATACTCAATATTGTATAAATTTAGAAAAAAATTCTAATTTAGGACATGTATCTTATGTAGATAGTTCTGGTAACTTTGTAAATTTTGCTAAATATTTTTCAGAGTTTTTAGATAAAATTTTTAAAAAGTATGAAAAAAGTATTCAAAAATAA
- a CDS encoding IS110 family transposase produces MKYIGIDISKSSFVSAFRKGEGYTTTTYTNDPDGIAVFLAQLDQSLHHCILEATGNYGALLVEMLLESEIAVSVINPKQIKHFARVMQHTTKTDKIDAKLIALYGSKMEPKPYTIPSESIQALKQQKTLLSQLKKQLTMSYNLLESFSVLPKTDDISLTMLKSTIAYQEDQIAVLEQKMLSITEEAYQDLYKRISSIKGIGDRTAIELIVSIGGGSHFQSAKQFSKYVGLAPVYEHSGSSIRKKGHINRHGNPGLRSLLYMASWSAIRFNKACKAFYERLKERGKPSKLALIAVANKLIRQVFAIMRDNTFYVDGHLSKLKVNH; encoded by the coding sequence ATGAAATATATAGGCATCGATATATCAAAAAGTAGTTTTGTGTCAGCTTTTCGTAAAGGTGAAGGCTATACTACGACTACATATACCAATGATCCAGATGGTATTGCCGTATTTTTGGCTCAACTTGATCAATCATTGCATCACTGTATTTTAGAGGCAACTGGCAACTATGGTGCTTTATTAGTAGAGATGCTGCTAGAATCTGAGATAGCTGTTTCAGTTATTAACCCTAAGCAAATCAAACATTTTGCTCGTGTGATGCAGCATACAACAAAAACAGATAAGATAGATGCCAAACTTATTGCGCTGTATGGCTCAAAGATGGAACCTAAGCCCTACACAATTCCTTCAGAAAGTATACAGGCTTTAAAGCAACAAAAAACACTCCTTTCTCAGCTCAAGAAACAACTTACGATGTCTTATAATTTGCTAGAGTCTTTTAGTGTATTGCCTAAAACAGATGATATATCCTTAACCATGCTTAAGTCAACTATAGCCTATCAGGAAGATCAAATAGCTGTATTAGAGCAAAAAATGCTTTCTATTACGGAGGAGGCTTATCAGGATCTCTATAAACGGATTAGCTCTATTAAAGGGATTGGTGATAGAACTGCTATCGAACTTATCGTTTCTATTGGTGGAGGTAGCCATTTTCAGAGTGCTAAACAGTTTTCTAAGTACGTGGGACTGGCACCTGTTTATGAGCATTCAGGCTCATCAATAAGAAAAAAAGGCCATATTAATCGTCATGGGAACCCGGGGTTACGTTCTTTACTCTATATGGCTTCTTGGTCAGCTATACGCTTTAATAAGGCCTGTAAAGCATTTTATGAAAGGTTAAAGGAAAGGGGAAAACCTAGCAAATTGGCCCTTATTGCTGTAGCTAATAAACTTATTAGACAGGTGTTTGCTATCATGAGAGATAATACTTTTTATGTAGATGGCCATCTATCTAAACTCAAGGTAAATCATTAG
- the traM gene encoding conjugative transposon protein TraM, with the protein MQKINNVVPPQKQEKNYFPISFERKGRKRNIKVKNSFAAGYVYGTQELKHGRSIKIGVKEAFTYKGQEIPKGAFLYGIVAFGKERILAKLETAEFGKNVIPVAIGLYDSDYMIGLLVENLHPFIDQAQNKLLSRAASSSSNSWIREISGVVVDGIKSVKNEQKITIENRRKVFLKPIEK; encoded by the coding sequence GTGCAAAAAATTAACAATGTAGTTCCTCCTCAAAAGCAGGAAAAAAACTACTTCCCAATATCCTTTGAAAGAAAAGGCAGAAAAAGGAATATTAAGGTAAAAAACAGCTTTGCTGCAGGTTATGTCTATGGCACACAAGAACTCAAACATGGCAGAAGTATTAAAATAGGTGTCAAAGAAGCTTTTACTTACAAAGGGCAAGAAATTCCCAAAGGTGCATTTTTATACGGAATAGTTGCTTTTGGAAAAGAGAGAATTCTGGCTAAATTAGAAACAGCTGAATTTGGTAAAAATGTGATTCCGGTTGCTATTGGTTTATATGATTCAGATTATATGATTGGACTATTAGTAGAAAATTTACATCCTTTCATTGATCAAGCGCAAAATAAATTGCTCAGTAGAGCAGCTAGTAGTAGCAGTAATTCTTGGATCAGAGAGATAAGCGGAGTAGTAGTAGATGGTATTAAATCTGTTAAAAATGAGCAAAAAATAACAATAGAAAATAGAAGAAAAGTATTCCTTAAACCAATAGAAAAATGA